ATGTTGGTAACTACTCCAGAGGCGGAACGGTTGCTGGGAAAATATAGTAAGGCAGATAGACGAGTTACTACTTCAGAAAGAGATATGGATAACAATCTGCTGCAAGGCTTTAACTACGAAGTAATTCCGGCTAATGTTGCCTTGGCATTAAAAGTATGTGAACTTGCGGGCGTGGAAAGAAAAACGGCTATTGAAGGTATGCGGTTGGCAACTCCGGATGCAGGCAATCTAAAAGTAAATATCGTTGCGATGAAAAATGGAAAAGCGAAGTTTATTAATGCGTTAGCGGCCAACGACCCAGAGTCGACAAAATTATTGTGGGATAACTTTGTAAAAGAAGACGAATTAGTGATCGTATTTTTGAATTGCCGCAAAGATCGTGAATACCGTACACTTCAGCTTGGCAAGCTTTTTAGCCAGATGAACATCGGATATTTTATTTTGGCGGGTGATACTGCAGGGGCTAAAGCGATGTTAGTGAAACAAGGGGGCGATGCAAATCAGATTTTCTTGTTAAAAGCAAATCCTGTATTTGAGGATTTATTATTGATAATTAATAACTTGCCAATTAATGATGTCACTGTTTTTGCAGCTGGAAATGTAAAGGGCCTATCCAGTCAATTTGTGTCGCAGATGAACGGAGGATAGTCAGATGCATCTTTTTTTGTTTGTTGGCATTGCGGTTTCATTGGCTCTAACCGAAATAACCGGATTTTCCCCCGGCGGAATTGTTATTGCTGGCTATTTAGCTATGTTTATAATTCATCCTCAATGGATACTGGGAACGTTAGTTGCCGCTTTACTGACGTACGGAATTGTTGAATTTGTTAAATCACATACATTGTTATATGGGCGCAGAGCCTTTGCTGTTTACCTGCTTACGGGAATTTTGGTTGCTCAAATAGCGGCATGGCTGTTTATGCGTACTTCTTTATATGATTGGGGCATTTTGGTGATTGGTTATTTGATTCCGGGGCTTATTGCCAGAGACTTTTCCAGGCAGGGCATTGGGATGACTGTTTTATGGCTGACAATTGCTGTTGTATTTACACAACTTATTGTAATGGCAGGAGAAGGGTGGCTTTGGGGGTGACAAAAGCAAAGTTTATAAGTTGCTTAGCGGTTATAAACCTATTGTTTTTTTCTTTTTGCTATCAAAATACATACTTGAAAAACAGCGATCAGTATGAAGTCAAATTACAAGCTATGGCTAAAGCCAAAGCGGCGCAAGCAGCCATTGGCGAGCGGCTGCTTGGAGAAGAATATACATCGATTACCACCACATTGGGAGCGCATGACGCGAAGGTTTTATCTACGAATCCTGCCTTTGCGGCAGTAATTATCGATATGCTTGTTGAGGCCGGCGTTCATAAAGGTGATGTGGTTGCTGTTACTATGTCGGGATCTTTCCCGGCGTTGAATATCGCTACGATAGCAGCGGTTGATTGCATGGGAGCTAAGCCGATTATTATAAGCTCAGTAGGAGCTTCCACGTGGGGAGCCAATCGGCCAGAGTATACGTGGCTGGATATGGAACGGACCGTGCTTGCTGCAGGAATTTGGCCGTGGAAGTCTAGTGCGGTAAGCATTGGCGGCAGTAGCGATCAAGGCAGAGGGCTTTCTGAAGAAGGTGTGCAGCAAATAGAGCAAGCTATAAAGAGGGCGGGTGTTCCGTTTTTGGAAAGCCACTCTTTGCAAGAAGCAATCGATAAACGAATTGATTTATACCGAACCGCCAACGGGGGAGCCTTGCCTTTGGTATTGATTAATGTCGGAGGAAGTCATGTTATTTTTGGAGAACATGGACATGAAAGCTCTTTGCGTCAAGGACTGATGCTAAGCTATCGACCAGATCTGGCAAGAAATAATGGTTTGGCGGCTGCTTTTATTAATTCCAATCGACCCGTGATCCATTTGATTAATATTCATAGACTTGCTGTGGAATATAATATCCACGATAGTGCAAGCCTGGAGAATAAAGCATTACGAAAGATGGCGGTTCCAGTCTGGCTGAAGGTGATGATTAGCATTTGGCTGGCGGGGATGGTAGCGCTTTTGTACTATGGCAGGAAAAAGGCATGGTGGCAGTAATGCGTATATGGAATAAAAATGAAGCGATGATTGGCTTAGGCGTGATATGTATTGTGGGTGGCTTGATGGCGCCTTGGATTGTACAAACAGAGTTATTTGGAGTAATTGAATTAGCCGAAAAAAGCATTACAACCGGAAGTGTTGAAAACGTGCTGTTAGCGGCAGTGCGTCTAGTGGTAATGAATACCATTCGGTCCATGCCTATTTATATAGGCGTACTTCTTTTGGCTGAAGGATTGGGCTTTTTTTCAAAAATCCAGAAAAATTGGCTGTTGTTGGCTGTTTTGGTAATTGTACCCGGAATTTATCAAGGCGTTTATCTTTTTCATGGAGTTGCTTATGATTTTGGAGTACCGGCCATTACTATGACTTTGGTTATTTTAATTGTAAGCAGAATGAAAAATTTAGCGAGAAATGTCGTTCACAAACTTATGGTAGTGGCACTGTTGTTATTTGGCGTAGAGTGGCTTGATATTGTCCCTATGCTGACTCCATACCGTTTTGGCGGCGGCGTACTTTCGCTGTATGTAAAACAAATTGCTGATCTTAATAATGTAACCGATCTTTTTAATGTTATTGGACTTTCTCTATTTGTAATTCTTGTATCCAATGCATTTATTCTAGCCCGATTACTCAATGTGTATACGTTAGAAATTAAGGCCATAGAACAAGAGTTGGAGTATGAACACCTAAGCAATCAAATCGCCTTGCAGGCAATGGAAAATCGAGCTTTTAGAGAAATGCAATCGCTTGTTCATGATCTAAAGACGCCTCTTACTAGCATACAGGGTCTTGCGGGCGTTATAGCTATATCGCAAGAACATGGGGAAATAAAAAAGCATGCAAGCTATATTAGCAGCTTAGTTGATAAGATGAGTATCATGATCGATGAATTGCTTAAAGATGACTCCAGGCAAGTCATTCCTGTTAATGAATTAGTAGAATATTCATTAGCGCATGTGCCTGCGTTAGCTAAACTTTCCAAGTTCGAATTTGTGACAATGGACGGGCTATATGTGAGGGTAAACAAAATCAAAGTTGCGCGGGCTATTATCAATGTTTTGGAGAATGCAATGGCCGCAGTTGACTTGGAGCAAGGGCGTATTGGCATAATGGTTGAACAGAAGGGGGCGTTTGTCACCATTACCATTGTAGATAACGGGCAAGGATTTATTGGGGAGTTTGAAGAAAACGTTTGGAAGGCCGGTTATTCTGTTAAAAATTCTTCAGGACTGGGGTTGCCTTTTGTTCGGGACATTATTGAAAAACATAGTGGCTTTGTTGAAATTAGTAATAACAGTAGCGGGGGAGCTAAAGTTGTTATACTATTGCCGGAGGTAAAAGAGTATGAGTAAAAAACCTGTTATTTTGGCGGTTGATGATGAAAAAGATATTCTTTATACCTTGGAAGCCATAGGCAATGCGGTTGGGTGGAAGGTTTACACGGAGAATAATAGTAGTATGGCAGTGAATCGGCTTAAGGCGTTGAAGCCGGATATCGTACTTATGGACTATCATATGCCCCAGCAAAATGGTGTTATTACCTTGCAAAAAATGAGAACTGTTGATTACCGGGTTCCTATTATAGTTTTAACGGTTGATGAAAGACAAGAAATTGCAGATAAATTTTTAGCTGCAGGGGCTAGTGATTTTGCTACTAAGCCGATCCGCGTTCCTGATCTTGTTGCCCGTATTAATGTCCATTTAAAATTGGCGGAAAAACAGAGAGAAGCGCAGGGACGAGCGGTTGTTACTAAGGGGATTAATGATGCAACCTTAGCGATGATCTTAGAATATGCTCAGGATGCAGGCGAATGGTTTTTTGTTGAAGATGTGGTTCAAGGGGTTGGGCTGGCATATCAAACTACAGTGAGGTATTTACAGCACTTAATCGCATTAGACAGATTAGTATTAGTAAATGATTATGGCAAAATAGGCAGGCCTCGGAATAAATATAGATTGAAATAGAACATACTGGAGAGAAATATTTGGACGTAAATAGTAACCAGGAGGGGATTCCTATGAAAAAAGTAGGCCTAATTGGTGGAACTGGGCCTGAGTCCACAATTCCTTATTATCGTGGAATTGTATATGGAGTACAAAAAAAGGCTGGAGAAAAAGTTTTCCCTAATTTGACAATTGAAAGTATTAATGTGTTTGAGGTCCTGGAGCTGTGTGGAAAAGGAAAATACGAAGAGCTAACTAATTATCTGATGAAAGCGATCCATAATTTGATTGCTAGTGGTGTCGATTTTATAGCTTTAACCGGCAATACGCCGCATATTGTTTTTGGTGAACTGCAAAAGCGGTCATCAGTTCCTCTTGTGAGCGGTATTGAAGCAACATGCAACGAAGCCAAAAGACAAAAGCTATCGCGAGTAGGATTGCTAGGGACCATTTTTACGATGGAAGGTGAGTTTTTTAAAAAGCCTTTTATGGAAAATCAAATAGAAGTGGTAACGCCAACTGCGGCAGAAAAAGAATATATAAATAAAAAGGTTTTGCATGAGTTGGAATTAGGTCTTGTTAAACAAGAAACAGTGCAGACCTTTTTGAAGATCATAGAAAGAATGAAAGTAGAAAATGGCATACAATCCATAATTCTAGGGTGTACGGAATTGCCATTGCTCTTTAAAGAAGCTACGCTGCCGGTGGCTTGTTTAGATGCAATGGAAATTCATATTCAAACGCTCGTAAAAAAGATCGTAGAAGAGGATGGTTTAAGTAACTGAGTTTATATAATACAGCGTTACGCCGCGCCGGGACGCTTGCCGAGCTATTAATGTGCTTTTGCCTAGTCAATTTATGCGAAAATCCGTAATGTTGAGAGGAAATAGAAACCTTTGTTGAGTTTGTCGCTTTATGCTTGCTAAAATGATAGCTGACGAATTTAGCTTGTTCCAGAAGTATTTTAGCGTAGAATAACAACTTAATGCCTTCTTTGGTAAATACTACATCTTTATTGGTTCGATTTAAAATCGTGATTTCCAGTTCGCGTTCTAGCTTATGGACGGCTTTACTGATGCGTGGCTGTGTAACATAAAGAGCGCGGCTGCTTTGTTAAAGAAATTATGCTTGGCAATCTCTGCATTGTTACAAACTATGTCTCGCTAGCTTGCTTGGATCAATTTTCATAGTGTAGTAAACGGAGGCTAAGATGAAAGACTTTTTTACTATTGGAGAAGTAGCAAGGTTATTTAATATTAAAATAGCTACGCTTCGATATTATGACGATATCGGGCTGTTAAAACCTCAGTATATTAATGAACAGACCCATTACCGTTACTATACAACGCAACAGTTTGAACGGTTGAATTCGATAAAATACTTACGGACTCTAGGGATGCCTATCCATAAGCTTCTTGATTTTTTCAATGATCGCGATATTGACAATCTCATGTCTATGCTGCATGCTGAAAAGTTGGAGATTGTCCGCAAAAAGCAGGAACTAGAAAAAATTGAACAGAAAATTTCTCGTCGGCTGAGGCAGTTTGAGGATGCAATGACGACTCCGCTGGATACCATTTTCGAAGTGGAACTTCCTGTATGGCAGGTAGCGTATTTACGGCGCGAATATGTACTTGGTGATGACATTGAATATCCGGTTTCGGAATTGATTGAAAATAATGGTATAGATGGCGATGTTTTTTTAGGAAAGATCGGTATTTCTATTTCTGTGTCTGATTTAAAGGACAATCGATTTGACCGATATTCCAGCATTTTTATGATTCTGGAAGAGGAAGATCGAATGGCTGCGTCAGAGGTTACGTTTCCGGCCAGAGAATATCTGCGAATCCGATTTAAGGGTTCTCACCTGGATGCAGCAAAATATTACAAGAAATTATTTGCATATATGAAAGAGCATCATTATGAACTAGTTGATGATTCTATTGAAATTGCATTGATTGATTATGGTATCACGAATGATGTAGAGAAGTATGTGACAGAAATATTATTGCCCTATGTCCGCTTATGAATTTCGTAAGCGGGCCATTTTTTTATTGACCCTATAGTTACTAGAGTGCTTATGCTATTGTTAAACGTTTTAAGTAGAGGTGTGCAATATGAAAATTTTAATTGTCGGAAATGAAGATCGATACAACAAATATATGCCCGACCTGGAAATCACGAGGAAGATGGAGAAGGTTTTCTGTCCTCGGGGAGCAAGCGATGAAGCGTTACTGCAAGCAGCTCAAGATGCGGATGCGATTGCGATTGATCCCATGTCCAAGCTATCAGGCAACGTGATCCGCCAAATGCCGAAGCTTAAGCTCATTCAATCAGAAGGTGTTGGATTTAACGGTATTGATTGTCGGGCTGCAAAAGAAAAAGGAATTTATGTGTGCAACTGCAAAGGCGCTAATGCAGGCGCTGTTGCCGAGCAGACAATACTGCTTATGTTAGCGCTTTTGCGCAGTACCATAACTGGAGATCGGGTGGAACGGGAAGGCCGACAAATAGAGATGAAAGAGCGGCTGATGTATGAAGGCATTACGGAGCTGGGAGACTGCAAAATTGGTCTTGTCGGCTTTGGTGATATTGCAAAGGCCGTTGCGAAGCGACTGCGGCCATTTGAGTGCGAAATTATTTACTATGACACAAGGAGATTGCCGGAAAACCTGGAAGAGGAATATCATGTATCATATATGGAGCTGAACGAAATGACTCAGGCTTGCGATATTATCAGCCTTCACTGCCCGGTTACAAAGGAAACCGCGGGAATGGTCAATGCTGAATTTCTGGCAGAAATGAAACCAACAGCGTATTTAATCAATACGGCAAGAGGCGACATTATTGATAATCAGGCGTTATATGACGCCATTGTTGCGGAGAAGATTCGTGGGGCCGGTCTGGATACAGTATATCCAGAGCCGACAACCAAAGATAATATTCTTTTGAATTTACCGGAGGAGTTCAAAGAGCGTATTATCTTTTCACCTCACATTGGCGGAATTACAACAAGCTCTTTTCGGCGTGCTCATAAAATAAGCTGGAGCAATGTAGAGGCTGTATTGAATGGCGAACGCCCTCGATATATTGTAAATGGACTGTAAGGTGCTGCGTTGATGTAACAATTTGTAAAGGGGACGCTTATGGAGTCTTTTTATCTGGTACTTACACAGTTGGAAATTTTTACAGTGATGATTATCATTGGCGTTATTGGGATAAAAACAAAAGTTATAAACGAGAATTGTCTAGGGTATTTATCTAGGTTGATCATGCGCTTAATTCTTCCCATTATGATTTTTCACAAGTCAATCAATGGTGCGACCCGCAACGACATTCTTTTTTCTTTTGTAGAGGTTCTTTCATCTGCTATTTTCATGTTTGGAGTGCTGTTTATTACAGGCTTTCTTCTTAAACGGGTCTTTTCTTTGCATGGAAATTATGGACGCATCTTTCATGCTTCAACCATGTTTGGGAATGTAGGTTTTATTGGAATTCCTTTGATTTTAGGCGTTTTGCCGGAGCGTGGCATGCTATACATGGCGCTTTTTACTATCGTGGATCAGATGTTGCTTTGGAGTGTTGGGTTTCATCTGACGCTGCCAAAGGAAAAAATGGCTCATAATTCGTTAACGGCGAATCTTAAAAACTTGGCAAATCCAGCCATGATCGGGATTCTTTTGGCTATTCTTTTTATCATCATGGAATGGAAGCTGCCTGTTACGTTAAACAAGGCTCTCGGCGCGGTTGGGGATATGACAACGCCACTGTCGCTGATTTATATTGGGGGAACTTTTTGTTTTTGCAATGTAGGTAGATTTTTGACAAAGATAGAATACTATTCGATTGTTGTTGTGAAAATGATAGCGGTTCCGTTGGGAGTATTTTCGGTGCTGCGGCTGTTCCAGGTTCAACCGGAAATTATTACATTTATTACGCTCCTTGCTGGAATGCCAAGTATGACCGCCATTGCCATGTTTGCAAGGACGAATGAATCCGATGAGGAGTGTGCAGTTGGCGCAATCATGATTACGACCATTCTTTGCTTAGTTACCTTACCGCTAGTTGCTTATCTTACAAGTTGTTAAATTTCGATCTTGTCGGGAATTGCTTGAATAGGTTTTCAATGTACTGGACCTGCATAGAATAGAAATTAGGTGTGCGGAAGAAAAAACTAGCCGTTCCAAATGGAAACGGCTAGTTTTTTTGCAAGAAGGAATTATCCGCGATGCGGAAAATCAATATGGTCGTTATATTTTATGAGCAACTTGAGCAATCGCTTGTGAGTGGGATTGCTTTTTTTCGAAAACGGGGAACCGGGTATGAGGCCGGAACCGTCTCAATTTGACGTAATTCCTCAATATAGTGTTGGGGAAGTTTGTGGGTGATGGCGCCTTGAATAATAAGATCCAGGTATTCGAAGCTGGGCTTTTTGGGTTCTCTAAGTTCGGCTTTTTTGTACAAGGTTGTCTCTACGCATTCGTTCTTTTCGGTAAATACTTCAACAGGGTAATGAAAATATTCTCCGGTTCCGTCCAAACGAACGTCTTGAAAGGTATCTAGCTGGTCCCATTCATAGGCCGTAAGTTGATATAGGACTCCCCAAACTTCGGAAGTTTTGTCGGGAACGACCGTTTCTATAGCGCCGTCCCAGACGGCAGAATGTCCATGAAAGCTTATGACGTGATTTTTTAGGCGAGCAAGACCTACCATGCGAGCACCTTTTAAAATAGAGCGCATTGTAGGTTGGTGAAGGTGTATGCCGTAGGCAAAATAAAGGCGTGGAGAGTTTGGCGTAGACATGAGAAAAACCTCCTTTTAATGGGTACTATAAATTTGCATATTAGTAATAATTGGTGAAAATAAAAATGCCCTAACCGAAAGAATTCGGTTAGGGCATCATAGCCTCTGACTTCATAAGTAAAAGCAATTTTTTATAGTATAACATGAACTATGACGGTTTACCATGTTGATTTATACGGATGGTTTCTTGAATGTATGGATCAAAATGTAAATTAGAGGGATTTATTGGTATTTGTAGAAGTCTAGTCCATTAAAGTCTAATGGTTGCTTGTTCGTAATGGTATTCAAAAGAAAGATAAAGCCAACGCTCCCAAAACAAAGGAGGAACAAAGATGATTTCTGTAAGAAAGCTCTTGTTTTACTCGATTATGGCAGTGGTTGTGTTTAGTCCATTTAGCTTGCAAAAAGGCTATGCAGAAGAGAAAAATACCGTATTTGATGCTCATGGTACAGGCATACGGTATCATTTTACCGACACGGATATGGACTTTAATTTTGGCACGCTGGTGTTAGGTGCTACGGTGAACCATGGTGTTGAAATCGGCGAGGCGTTTTATACTGCTTCGCAAATCAAAGACGGGGATGCCGCCAGTTGGCAAAAAGAATGGTATTCGATGGCGGAACGTGTTGAAGCCAGAGGCCGGCAGGCGCTGCAAGCAGGACATACCGTAAGCGCTAGAGATCAATTTCAACGTGCTTCGTATTACTATCGTATTTCCCTACTGGCGATTCTCCCGGACGATCCAAGACTTTTGGAGAGGGCGGAGAAAAGCCGTGAGTTGATGAAAAAAGCGGGCGAATTGTATGATCCCCCTATGGAATATATTGAAATCCCGTACGAAGGAACTGTGATTCCCGGATATTTCCGCAAAGCGAACAATGGGGCTGCTCCGGCTAAAACGTTGATTATGGTTGGCGGCGGAGAGACGTTTGCAGAAGACTTGGTCGTATATATTGCTCCGCAGGCGCATGAGCGCGGCTATAATTTTATGACGGTGGATCTTCCGGGGCAAGGGCTGATGCCTATGCAAGGGAAAACGTTTCGCTCCGATATGAATGTTCCTATGAAAGCGGTTGTTGATTATGCGTTAAGCCGCTCGGATGTTAAACAGACACAGTTGGCCGCCTACGGGTATAGCGGCGGAGGCGGTTTTGTTCCGCAGGCTGCGATGCATGATTCGCGTATTTCAGCCGTTGCGATGAATTCCGGCGTAGTGGACGCATATCCTTTGTTTAAAACGATGCCGGCTGTTTTAGCGAAGCAAACTGATATTGACGCATGGACGACGTTCCATCGCAATATCGTTCAAGCTATCTGTTGGCGCTGGGGCGTATCCATGGACAAGCCTTCTGGCTTAGCGGAGGCGAACAAAGGCTTTTCTTTTGATCCGACCATGATTAACGTACCGGCCCTCATTATTGTTGGAGAAGGAGAATATAAGAGCACTGAAGTACAACGGCAGCAGAAAATCATTATGGACGGACTACCGAATCCTTTGAAAAAAATGATTGTTACGCCGAGTAATGAGGGGGCCACAAATCACTGCATCATGGAAAACCGCAGTTTGGTAGGGCAGGTTCTATTTGATTGGCTGGATGAGGTTTTGCCTGAATAAGTGTATAAAATTCCTCCAGGATGGTGAAACCCATGAACATATCGCTTCGCGTGATGCTGATTTTTTTCTTGTGGTGGCTTTTTGGCGGAATGAATGAGGCCGTGGCGGCGGAGAAATCTCAAACCGGCATTGTGCAACTAGACAGCGGGCCGATAGCGGGAGAAGTTGATAACGAGATTCAAGTTTTTCGCGGTATTCCTTATGCAATGCCTCCGGTGGGCTCGTTGCGTTGGAAGCCACCGCAGCCGCCGCAAGCATGGACTTCCGTTAGACAGTGTAATCAATTTGGTCCGTCTTGCCCGCAACCCAAAGAATCAAGTTCGACCGTGTACAATGAGGACTGTCTTTATTTGAATGTGTGGGCGCCGGAAATACGTCATCAAGCAAAACTTCCTGTTATGGTCTGGATTCATGGAGGCGCTTTCAATTTCGGCGGTGCTTCCTTGCCGGAATATGAAGGGAAAAATCTTGCGGCCCAGGGCGTTGTGGTGGTAACCATCAATTATCGGTTAGGTCCATTGGGTTTCTTTGCACATCCGCTGCTGAATGAAGAGTCGGGGAAGGGCGTTTCGGGGAATTACGGACTGCTTGATCAGATAGCCGCTTTGCAGTGGGTACAACGAAACATTGCTGCTTTTAACGGCGACTCGGCTCAAGTTACCATCTTTGGTCAGTCCGCAGGCTCCCGGTCTGTTTCCTTGTTGCTGCTCAGCCCGTTGAGTCAAGGCTTATTTAAAGGCGCGATTGCCGAAAGCGGCGGTCCGATTATCGGTTCTGAGTTTTTATCTCCTGCGTTTAATGGAGATAAAAAGAACGTTGCGAAAATGGGACAAGAATTGGCGCAAAGGCTGGGATGTGCTCAAGCGGATGATGTGTTGGCGGCATTGCGTGTGCAGCCTGCTGAAGAGATTGTAAAAGCAGCGGCTTGCAGCACGGGCTTATTTGACGATGGTTTGTTCTTTGCGCCTGTATTTGACGGATGGGTGCTTCCTGAGAACCCTCATCGTGCTTTACGAGAGGGACATATTCAGGCAGTACCGGTAATAACGGGTAGTACTGGGAATGAAGGCGCGCTGTATTTAACGCAAGAATCTTCGTTAACGCGTCTGCACTATCAAAAGTACTTTGATAGTCGTTTCGGGGAATTTTCAACGCAAGCGATGCAAGTCTTTACTGCGCTAACGCAAGAAGAGATTGGGCCTGCTATTGATAAGGTCATCACCGTGGGCGCCAACGCCTATCCGGCTCGCTTGACAGCGCAAGCCATCGAACAAAAAGGAAGTAACGCGTATCTTTATCACTTTACGCGCATTCCAAAGACGGCGTTGGCTAGCAAGGCGGGGGCGCATCATGGCGTGGAGTTGGCCTATGTATTTGGCAACATGAAAAAGGAAGATGGCTATAATGAAGTAGATCAAAGACTTTCGCAGTATATGATGCGGTACTGGGTCAATTTTGCTAAAACAGGTAATCCAAATGGGGAGGGGCTTCCTAAATGGCCCCTTTATAAAGCCGCGGAGGATTTGACTCTAGATCTTGGCGATCCAATAATCGTCAAGCAGCATTTATTTCAGAAAGAGATTCAATTTATTGAAACCATTATGTCTGCTAAGAACTCCATCGAAGAAGAAAGTTGGTAATTGAAAAATTTACGGCTCTGCCATTGTTCACTTTCGATTATATCGTTCCAAGCGTTGCGAAAGTGTTCCGGTATGCAGTTCGAACAAATGATTG
This genomic window from uncultured Anaeromusa sp. contains:
- a CDS encoding alpha/beta hydrolase, which encodes MISVRKLLFYSIMAVVVFSPFSLQKGYAEEKNTVFDAHGTGIRYHFTDTDMDFNFGTLVLGATVNHGVEIGEAFYTASQIKDGDAASWQKEWYSMAERVEARGRQALQAGHTVSARDQFQRASYYYRISLLAILPDDPRLLERAEKSRELMKKAGELYDPPMEYIEIPYEGTVIPGYFRKANNGAAPAKTLIMVGGGETFAEDLVVYIAPQAHERGYNFMTVDLPGQGLMPMQGKTFRSDMNVPMKAVVDYALSRSDVKQTQLAAYGYSGGGGFVPQAAMHDSRISAVAMNSGVVDAYPLFKTMPAVLAKQTDIDAWTTFHRNIVQAICWRWGVSMDKPSGLAEANKGFSFDPTMINVPALIIVGEGEYKSTEVQRQQKIIMDGLPNPLKKMIVTPSNEGATNHCIMENRSLVGQVLFDWLDEVLPE
- a CDS encoding carboxylesterase/lipase family protein, which encodes MNISLRVMLIFFLWWLFGGMNEAVAAEKSQTGIVQLDSGPIAGEVDNEIQVFRGIPYAMPPVGSLRWKPPQPPQAWTSVRQCNQFGPSCPQPKESSSTVYNEDCLYLNVWAPEIRHQAKLPVMVWIHGGAFNFGGASLPEYEGKNLAAQGVVVVTINYRLGPLGFFAHPLLNEESGKGVSGNYGLLDQIAALQWVQRNIAAFNGDSAQVTIFGQSAGSRSVSLLLLSPLSQGLFKGAIAESGGPIIGSEFLSPAFNGDKKNVAKMGQELAQRLGCAQADDVLAALRVQPAEEIVKAAACSTGLFDDGLFFAPVFDGWVLPENPHRALREGHIQAVPVITGSTGNEGALYLTQESSLTRLHYQKYFDSRFGEFSTQAMQVFTALTQEEIGPAIDKVITVGANAYPARLTAQAIEQKGSNAYLYHFTRIPKTALASKAGAHHGVELAYVFGNMKKEDGYNEVDQRLSQYMMRYWVNFAKTGNPNGEGLPKWPLYKAAEDLTLDLGDPIIVKQHLFQKEIQFIETIMSAKNSIEEESW